From a region of the Branchiostoma floridae strain S238N-H82 chromosome 13, Bfl_VNyyK, whole genome shotgun sequence genome:
- the LOC118429637 gene encoding kelch-like protein 24, which translates to MDISQAVNVRTECDLREGYPTWFLEQLQDFRSEGHLVDVILCAEGKEIPCHRLVLSGCTDYFRGMFRGGHRESKTEKIEIGGVSAEALQLLVDYAYNSKFTITSNNIQSVFEAANMLQVKPVEDVCEEILTECLSPKTCLATWVLADKVSCRDLLERAKSHAVRKFEEICRMEQFLELPVDFLKTYISDDCLHAKKEERVLDGIMLWVRHDLKERQSHLKELLECVRLSHVDQDYLKNILETDKELLAAVPGIEELISDKSRPKEPRHIHQEEILVLGGHTLTPEEWVRPNCNLHRLDPHCDSIGITPLPEPLQKSFGIAACVFNNDVIVTGGHKSQCEAWRYKPSLDSWTELCDLNRERHSHGMAVVKGRVYAVGGEEYEYSIRGICGYQQGGLPNVEVYSDTTERWGEVASLQQGVSYFGVTACCDKIYVFGGRMSNKRETDVAQCYDPTEDAWTFVKPLPKAVMNIKACTVNSKIYLVGGMLDHVLCYDPQEDDYEDMADPLVSWYDCSVTVCGSEIYITGGSEKHPQFFSMVPSATVQCYNVSSDTMIMLQDMPLRLRAHNSVTIAKPGPSPGPIPSSQS; encoded by the coding sequence ATGGATATCAGTCAGGCAGTGAACGTCAGAACCGAATGTGACCTCCGTGAGGGATATCCAACCTGGTTCCTGGAGCAGTTACAGGACTTCAGATCGGAGGGTCACCTGGTGGATGTCATACTGTGTGCTGAAGGCAAGGAGATCCCCTGTCACAGACTGGTCCTGTCGGGCTGCACTGACTACTTCCGCGGCATGTTCCGTGGTGGCCACAGGGAGAGTAAGACAGAAAAGATAGAGATAGGAGGGGTGAGTGCAGAGGCACTACAACTCCTGGTAGACTATGCATACAATTCTAAATTCACCATCACCAGCAATAACATTCAGTCTGTGTTTGAAGCAGCTAACATGCTTCAGGTTAAGCCTGTTGAAGACGTATGTGAGGAAATTCTGACAGAGTGCTTAAGTCCCAAGACATGTCTGGCAACTTGGGTGTTGGCGGACAAAGTGTCATGTAGAGATTTGTTGGAGAGGGCCAAGAGCCATGCTGtaagaaaatttgaagaaatTTGTAGGATGGAGCAGTTCCTTGAGCTACCTGTGGACTTTCTGAAGACGTACATCTCAGATGATTGCCTTCATGCTAAGAAGGAAGAACGAGTGTTGGATGGGATCATGCTTTGGGTAAGACATGATCTTAAGGAACGTCAAAGTCACCTCAAGGAGCTGCTAGAGTGTGTTCGTTTATCACATGTAGACCAAGACTATCTCAAGAACATCTTGGAGACAGACAAGGAGTTATTAGCAGCAGTTCCTGGGATTGAGGAACTGATAAGTGATAAATCCAGACCTAAAGAACCTCGCCACATTCATCAAGAGGAGATTCTGGTTCTTGGTGGCCACACACTGACCCCAGAAGAATGGGTCAGACCTAACTGTAACTTGCACAGACTTGATCCCCACTGTGATTCCATTGGTATTACTCCATTACCAGAACCCCTTCAGAAGAGTTTTGGAATTGCAGCATGTGTTTTTAACAATGACGTGATTGTAACGGGAGGGCACAAGTCCCAATGTGAAGCCTGGAGGTACAAACCATCTCTAGATTCTTGGACTGAGCTGTGCGATCTCAATAGAGAAAGACATAGTCATGGGATGGCGGTTGTGAAGGGAAGAGTGTATGCTGTTGGTGGTGAGGAGTATGAGTATTCTATTCGTGGTATTTGTGGTTATCAACAAGGTGGTCTCCCTAACGTCGAGGTGTACAGTGATACGACCGAGAGATGGGGCGAAGTAGCATCGCTGCAACAGGGAGTTAGTTATTTTGGCGTAACTGCCTGTTGTGATAAGATCTATGTATTTGGTGGTAGGATGAGCAACAAGAGAGAAACTGATGTTGCTCAGTGCTACGACCCCACCGAGGATGCATGGACTTTTGTAAAGCCTTTGCCAAAGGCTGTGATGAACATAAAAGCTTGCACAGTCAACTCTAAGATCTATTTGGTTGGTGGAATGTTAGACCATGTCCTGTGCTATGATCCTCAGGAAGACGACTATGAGGACATGGCGGATCCCCTGGTATCGTGGTATGACTGCAGTGTCACGGTGTGTGGGTCTGAGATCTACATTACTGGTGGAAGTGAAAAACACCCTCAGTTTTTTAGTATGGTCCCCAGTGCTACAGTACAGTGTTACAATGTGAGCAGTGATACCATGATTATGTTGCAAGATATGCCTCTTCGACTAAGGGCACACAACAGTGTAACAATAGCAAAGCCAGGGccgtctccaggacccatcccttcATCCCAGTCTTGA